A genomic stretch from Chitinophagaceae bacterium includes:
- a CDS encoding sce7726 family protein: MRDFVIRQAFHKSVLKPAHEDAATFVVDELGLKNGEIRADIAVLNGKLVGYEIKTENDTLTRLPAQVTAYNEVFDKAYIIISKNHLEKALETIPEWWGIYMIKVNSDSQYFFSCVRNAKINRQIKSFSLSQLLWKAEALEVANKLLHHNIKPTTSKHEVYDIISGTCSSKKLSKIVIHYLKQREHWRKDRIQLL, from the coding sequence ATGCGTGATTTTGTAATTAGACAAGCCTTTCATAAGTCTGTTTTAAAACCAGCCCATGAAGATGCTGCTACATTTGTTGTTGATGAATTAGGTCTCAAAAATGGCGAGATCAGGGCAGATATCGCTGTTTTAAATGGAAAACTCGTTGGCTATGAAATAAAAACTGAAAATGACACCTTGACAAGGCTTCCTGCCCAGGTAACGGCATACAATGAAGTTTTTGATAAGGCATATATTATTATTAGTAAAAATCATTTAGAAAAAGCTCTTGAAACCATTCCTGAATGGTGGGGCATTTATATGATAAAAGTAAATAGTGATTCTCAATACTTTTTTAGCTGTGTTCGAAATGCTAAAATTAACCGACAGATAAAATCATTTTCTCTTTCACAATTACTTTGGAAGGCAGAAGCTTTAGAAGTTGCCAATAAACTTTTACATCATAATATAAAACCAACAACTTCGAAACATGAAGTTTACGATATAATATCCGGCACCTGTTCTTCAAAGAAACTTAGTAAAATAGTTATTCACTATCTCAAACAGAGAGAGCACTGGCGTAAAGATCGGATACAACTTTTGTAA
- a CDS encoding Crp/Fnr family transcriptional regulator, producing MKELLSLLNSIYPLSPELNQYLTDKLKSKPVFKKEFLLLSGNISRHIYFIKKGLLRCYYLDSEQEISFKFMKEGDILVSAASFFLQQQSNEYIQAIEDSVVWYICYDELQYAYNNFPEFNRIANILTTKSYLLNEQRSQLIRMKQATLRYSYMLQHHPELILRVPAKYIASYLCVSEETLSRIRSRKY from the coding sequence ATGAAAGAACTCCTTTCATTACTAAACTCCATTTATCCCTTATCCCCTGAGTTAAACCAGTATCTCACCGATAAACTGAAAAGCAAACCCGTCTTCAAAAAAGAGTTCCTGCTTTTATCAGGCAACATCAGCCGTCACATCTATTTCATTAAAAAGGGTTTATTACGTTGCTACTATCTGGATAGTGAACAGGAGATAAGTTTCAAATTCATGAAAGAAGGAGATATACTGGTTTCAGCAGCCAGTTTCTTTTTGCAGCAGCAGAGCAATGAATATATCCAGGCAATTGAAGATTCAGTAGTATGGTACATCTGTTATGATGAATTGCAGTATGCTTATAATAACTTCCCAGAGTTCAACCGCATAGCCAATATTCTTACAACCAAATCATATCTCTTAAACGAGCAGCGTTCACAGCTCATCCGCATGAAACAGGCAACACTTCGCTACAGTTATATGTTACAGCATCACCCGGAACTCATTCTCCGTGTACCTGCAAAATACATTGCTTCCTACCTCTGTGTTTCCGAAGAAACTCTCAGCCGCATCCGTAGCAGAAAGTATTAA
- a CDS encoding Abi family protein, with product MLPSSKIPYTAAPLSIQEQIISLQQKGLLIQDEEMAVQWLSHISYFRFRNYSITFKAGDGKYIPDTTFEMIRDTYLFDRKLKMILFEALENIEISVKTQLSNIMSLAHGPHWYTDSSHFISEAERKTIIRDTIVGTDIPKLFNHSDFLSTIEKELEAPEEFFLKHYKKTYEPLHPPSWMMMEMITFGTLSLMFENLKPSPEKTQIFEAFNLTKKHMISWLHCFSFIRNKCAHHSRLVYSRITIAPSLPLKRSRQFLAEADLVQNDSLYAVLSCVQFLLGICNNSSTFKENIVKLTKEFPSVDYTKLGFTPDWRNESLWS from the coding sequence ATGCTGCCTTCTTCAAAAATACCATATACTGCTGCTCCATTAAGTATACAGGAACAAATCATTTCACTTCAGCAAAAAGGGCTTCTTATTCAGGACGAAGAAATGGCTGTGCAATGGCTCTCGCATATCAGTTATTTTCGTTTCAGGAATTATTCAATAACCTTTAAAGCTGGTGATGGCAAATATATTCCTGATACAACTTTTGAAATGATCCGTGATACTTATCTGTTCGACAGAAAGTTAAAAATGATTTTATTCGAAGCACTTGAAAATATAGAAATTTCTGTAAAAACCCAGTTGTCAAATATAATGTCACTAGCCCATGGGCCCCATTGGTATACAGATTCTTCTCATTTTATTTCAGAGGCAGAAAGAAAAACAATAATCAGAGATACAATAGTTGGAACAGATATTCCTAAACTCTTTAATCATTCAGATTTTCTGTCAACGATTGAAAAAGAACTTGAAGCTCCGGAAGAATTCTTTTTAAAACATTATAAAAAAACCTACGAACCTTTGCATCCTCCTTCCTGGATGATGATGGAAATGATAACATTTGGTACACTTTCACTGATGTTTGAAAACTTAAAACCCTCCCCTGAAAAAACACAAATTTTCGAAGCCTTTAATCTCACAAAAAAACACATGATTTCATGGCTCCATTGTTTTAGTTTCATTCGGAATAAATGTGCACATCATTCACGGCTGGTATATTCAAGAATTACAATTGCTCCATCACTTCCGCTAAAAAGAAGCCGTCAATTCTTAGCTGAAGCAGATCTTGTTCAAAACGATTCATTATATGCCGTATTAAGTTGTGTGCAATTTCTTTTAGGTATATGTAATAACAGTTCAACTTTTAAAGAAAACATCGTTAAACTCACGAAAGAATTCCCGTCAGTTGACTACACGAAATTGGGTTTTACACCCGATTGGCGTAATGAATCTCTTTGGAGTTAG
- a CDS encoding beta family protein, with product MKTKFYLPVLKSKQGEFDALSKLKDEIKRHVVPLFDITPMEWDFATKAKPRTIEVHLQNFCKKYLKKWPSSNAFIDTFLIHDKKAGDMPCIEYVFELLIEKGVKPVPVMRTNSTTDHINGITVISLMHGLPAVGLRITINDLITPTLEDSISDLFSKTGFKAESCHLILDLNDADFANIEDFTDGIVESLKDFPDFKKWKSFTICGGSFPATGLIKVGVNQIPRSEWKFYNMLVEKLMVANSYRAINYGDYSIVAPGYFEYDPTKMSRSANIRYSHNDFWYVIKGKALKKSEDYKQYIEQANQILKSKYYLGKSFLKETYI from the coding sequence ATGAAAACAAAATTCTATTTGCCCGTTTTGAAATCAAAACAAGGTGAGTTTGATGCCCTATCGAAACTAAAGGATGAAATTAAGAGACATGTTGTGCCTTTATTTGATATAACACCCATGGAATGGGATTTTGCAACTAAAGCCAAGCCAAGGACTATTGAGGTGCATTTGCAAAATTTTTGCAAAAAATATTTAAAAAAATGGCCAAGCAGTAATGCATTTATTGATACTTTTTTGATTCATGATAAGAAAGCAGGAGATATGCCCTGTATTGAATATGTTTTTGAACTGCTAATTGAAAAAGGGGTTAAGCCGGTACCTGTTATGCGAACTAACTCAACAACCGATCATATTAATGGAATTACTGTCATCTCTTTAATGCATGGTTTACCTGCGGTTGGATTAAGAATAACAATTAACGACCTTATTACACCAACGTTAGAAGATAGTATAAGTGATTTATTCAGCAAAACGGGTTTCAAAGCTGAGAGCTGTCATTTAATATTGGATTTGAATGATGCTGATTTTGCCAATATAGAAGATTTTACAGATGGAATTGTTGAATCATTAAAGGATTTTCCTGATTTTAAAAAGTGGAAATCGTTTACTATTTGCGGGGGGTCATTTCCTGCTACCGGGCTAATTAAAGTGGGTGTAAATCAAATTCCCCGAAGCGAGTGGAAATTTTACAATATGCTGGTTGAAAAGCTGATGGTGGCTAATAGTTACAGAGCAATAAATTATGGAGATTACAGTATTGTAGCACCAGGTTATTTTGAATATGATCCAACTAAAATGTCAAGAAGTGCTAATATTCGTTATTCTCATAATGACTTTTGGTATGTAATAAAAGGGAAAGCGCTAAAAAAATCGGAAGATTACAAACAGTATATAGAACAGGCAAACCAAATTTTAAAATCGAAATACTATTTGGGGAAATCTTTTCTGAAGGAGACTTACATATAA
- a CDS encoding helix-turn-helix transcriptional regulator has translation MITNDRQYKIANTQVENFQHSLEMLAIEQASAKNIHPKLLQIQRNAIESQLNDLLAEVREYEDLKEGKIAITEVNNLRDLPIALIKARIANGLTQAELAEQIGVKMQQIQRYEAERYDTASIKTLIRIAEQLNISINADVQIRTVEAPDFLDVKNYPFKQMFQRKWFGNFSGTYNEAVIDSKNLIEKFFDMAGVSNLQYSLTKKSIRTGSTLNEFALNAWYTQVLVKAKDQKVSGRFDKS, from the coding sequence ATGATTACTAATGACAGACAATATAAAATAGCTAATACACAGGTTGAGAATTTTCAACATTCATTAGAAATGCTTGCAATTGAGCAAGCATCAGCAAAGAATATACATCCTAAACTTCTTCAAATACAAAGAAATGCAATTGAATCACAATTAAATGACCTGCTTGCAGAAGTTAGAGAATACGAAGATTTAAAAGAAGGCAAAATTGCAATTACAGAAGTTAATAATTTAAGAGACCTGCCAATTGCTTTAATCAAAGCAAGAATCGCAAATGGCTTAACGCAGGCGGAATTAGCTGAGCAGATTGGTGTTAAGATGCAGCAGATACAGAGATATGAAGCTGAACGATACGATACGGCAAGTATAAAAACATTAATTAGAATAGCAGAGCAGCTTAATATTTCAATTAATGCAGATGTACAAATACGAACTGTGGAAGCACCGGATTTTCTTGATGTTAAGAACTACCCATTTAAACAAATGTTTCAACGTAAATGGTTTGGAAATTTTTCCGGTACTTATAATGAGGCTGTAATTGATTCAAAAAATCTGATTGAAAAGTTTTTTGATATGGCTGGTGTCAGCAATTTACAATATAGCTTAACAAAGAAATCAATTCGTACAGGATCAACATTAAATGAATTTGCATTAAATGCATGGTATACTCAGGTATTAGTAAAGGCAAAAGATCAAAAAGTTAGCGGCAGGTTTGATAAAAGTTGA
- a CDS encoding ImmA/IrrE family metallo-endopeptidase, translated as MLQKKDHRKQENFLKGSGIRFIIEPQLEGTFLDGAALLMEDNSPIVALTLRYDRLDNFWFVLFHELAHIHLHLSESLNAIFDDLDAKIDGIETEADLFALNAMIPDIIWKKSLVRFSPSAQTIINQAKMLKVHPALIAGRIRKETGKYYQFSDLIGQGLVRPCFIQELKN; from the coding sequence GTGCTTCAGAAGAAGGACCACAGAAAGCAGGAGAATTTTTTAAAAGGAAGTGGAATAAGGTTTATCATCGAACCTCAATTAGAGGGCACTTTTCTTGACGGAGCAGCATTATTAATGGAAGATAATTCGCCAATAGTAGCCCTGACACTGCGCTATGACAGACTTGATAATTTTTGGTTTGTGTTATTTCATGAATTAGCACATATTCATTTGCATTTGTCAGAATCACTGAATGCTATTTTCGATGATTTAGATGCAAAAATTGATGGAATTGAAACAGAAGCAGATCTCTTTGCCCTAAACGCAATGATACCGGATATTATCTGGAAGAAGTCTTTGGTTCGCTTCAGTCCATCAGCTCAAACTATAATTAATCAAGCAAAGATGCTTAAGGTTCATCCAGCATTAATTGCAGGACGTATCAGAAAGGAAACAGGAAAGTATTATCAATTTTCTGATTTAATTGGGCAAGGCCTGGTAAGACCATGTTTTATTCAAGAATTAAAAAATTAA